AAGTCTCCCTGGACAAGGGGCCATTCTGAGAGAGTTACAGAATATGCATTAAAAATAGGGAGGGCGCTGGGGCTCTCTGATGGTGAGATGGAGAAGTTAAGGATTGCCGGTCTCCTGCACGATATAGGCAAGATAGGCACTTATGATGGGGTGCTTGATAAGCCAGGGCAATTGACAGATGAAGAATACGAAGTGGTAAAGAGGCATCCAGGAAAGGGTGCGGATGTGCTTTCGCCTATAAGTCAACTCGGAGACATAATCCCATGGATTAGAGGGCATCATGAAAGATACGATGGCAAAGGGTATCCTGACGGCCTTAAAGGGGAAGAGATACCACTTCAGGCGAGGATACTATCTGTTGCAGATGCCTACGACTCCATGACAGCCGAGAGGCCATATAGAAAAACCCCTGGCAGAGAAAAGGCAATCGAGGAATTGAAAAGGTATTCAGGGATACAGTTTGACCCGGAGGTTGTGGATATATTCTTGAAGGTATTAGAAAGTGGTAAGGTATAAAAAGTGCCGACTAACAGGATTGTATTATATTATGAATTTTGATGACTAAACAAATTCCAGACCAGCCCTAAGTTTTTTTCCATCCCTTTTTACCCACCTTACTATAGCCAGTTTCTTTTCCTTCATATCCTTTGACGTGTTTTCAATAAATCTCAGCACATGTCCATTTTCGACTGGAAAATCCGCATAAATCCCAAGACCCTTCCTGCTTATATCTAAGGATACACCTGTGCTCACAACCTTTTTCAGGTCAAACACATCCAGGATACTTAAAGAATATTTCAGAGGCAACTCATAAGACTGACGTGGATAACTACGCCTTTCATTAATGCATTTCATTTTATCCTCCTAAGAAAATAAAGAAATAATACAAAATTGTTTAATCAATTTTGCCAGAATTTATTAAAGGAATGCAACTAAAAAATATCTGGAATTTCTGAGTTTTTTTCAAAACTTCCGTTGCACATTTCACAAAATACCAAACAAGATTGTCATTCCCGCGAAAGCGGGAATCCAGAGGGATTACATTAATGCTTGAAAATACTGGATTCTCGAAGCGAGTCTTCGCGAAGAGTCGCTCCGACCTGCTGGAGTTTACCTCTGCGAAAGCAGGGGCAGGAATGGCATCAAAAGAGTATACTCTTGTGCCTTAAATTATTTTAAGTGATAGAAGCGCGCCTATAGCGATCACTGCAAAGGCTACGTATTTCTTAAAGGCCTTAAGTGAAATACTTTTGAGGATTTTTTTCCCTGTGAGCGTCCCTGCATATGCTGCAGCAACTGTTATTAGCAAGATTGACATATTGTCAAGCAGGGCCTGTCTGTTTGAAAAGGCATAAACAGGTATGCGTGTTATATCCACTATTGATGCAATCGTTGCTGCTGTAACAATAAATGCCTCTTTTGATATCTGGTAATTAAGCAGATATGCACTTCTTATTGCCCCCTGGTTTCCAACAAAACCTCCGAGGAGGCCAGATAAAAAACCTCCGATGAAGTCAATCTTTTGAGGTAGCCTCAGTTTTTCGCCAAATGCGGTTGTTTCTTTCAGACCGAGGAATATCAGCACGATACCGAGCAGAACCTTTACCACTGATGAATCCATTTTGCCCTGAAAGAATGCGCCGATGAATGCTCCAATCAGGGTTAGAACACCGAACCTCTTCAAAATATCCTTGCTTATATGCCTTCCGAACAGAGAGACCTTCAGGAGGTTGTTGGCGAGATGCACGACAGCCACAATCAGGATGGCAATCTTTACATCATAAAATATGAGAAAGACAGGAGTAAGGACTGTTCCCAGTCCGAACCCTGTCATAAGTGTCATGGCTGCTGCTGCAAATGCTGCAAAAACAGTGATTAAGATATTTATCTCAATCACTCCATTACCTCGCTCATGAGTTCGGTTATTTTTTCTTTAATTTGAGATAGGGCCTTAATGCCCTTTGGGGTTGTCCTATAATACTTTCTTATCTTCCCGCCAACATTTTCTGAATACGACTTTAAAAGCCTTTCCTCCTCAAGTTTGTGCAGTATGGGATACAGTGTGCCAGGACTTAGCTTGTATCCATGCCGGCCAAGTTCCTCAATGAGCCACAAACCATATACAGGCTCTCTGGCCGTGTGGTGCAGGATGTGAATTTTTATAAAGCCCAAAAAGAAGTCTCTTATCATATTGTATTTTGTTTCCGCTTTTTGCATTATATCAAGATTCGATAACGGAATGCAATATAAATCAGCATGGCTGGTTGGCGGGGGCGCAGTTGTGGGGTGGATTTTAAAGGCTATTTTTAGCTGGAATAAGAAGGGGGCAGGTCACCTCTGGCCGTTGATAACCTCTTCTCCTATAAGTTCTTCTATGTGTTCCTCTATCTCAGCGGGCATAAAACCTTTCAGCATAGGATATAATTCCTCACGATGCGCAATCCTCTGGCCCACATCTCTGGTCCAGGGTGATAGGGTATACTTATAAAGGATTTTTGAATCATGGTCAAAAAACACCCTGGCCGGTATTGTTATTTTAACCCCTTTATCATGATAGCCGCGGTTATAGCCTGAAAAATTGCTCGTATCAGTAATTGTATACCAGAAACTCACAGATGCTCCTCTGAAATACCTCGTTGTCTCTATCCTTATTCCCTTGTCTCCAGCGAGGAACCTGCCTGCCTCGATTCTTGTAACAAAGCCTATATCCACCAGGCTCCAGTAGATTTCTCCGAGGACAGAATGTGTAGTGATTCCTTTTAATGCAAAGGAGTCTTTAGGGTCTCTCTTTTTTGCAAAGTCTGCCTCAATGCCCAGAGCTAAACGTCCACCTTTGATTAAATGCAGAGCTTCTCCGCCAATGCCTGCAAACATCGGCTCGATGTAGCCTGCGCTGATGCGGGCATAATTATTTTCTCCGAGCCTCATAAATTTATTAAGGCTGAGTATCTCAAGCCTCGGATTGTTATGCTTGTAATCCGCAATATCGCTCCTGACCGGATGTTCATTTGTTGGCGCTGCAGATGTCTTGATATCTCCGGCCACAGGAATCTTGTATCTCGCATAAAGGCTTGTGCCCTCTGTAAGAAAATAATCCGCCCAGAGGTCGATGCCTGCCCTGTATTTTATAAAACCCGAGGGGTCATTAAGAAAAGTCTCAACGACTGGCTCTATACCGTAAGTAAGTCGTTTTATCTTCTGCTGCCTTGCCTCTGTGATATTGTCTTCTAAATCAGGTGACTTAGTAGTAATAGTCACAATCCTTGCAAGGTCTTCTTTTGTAAGTTTTCCATCGAGGAAATCAAAGAAGTGTTCAGGGCTGAGTGATACAGTTGTCACAGGGACTCCTTTTATCTCTGATATTGCATGGACTTTTTGAATATCTTCAGGCGAAAGAGCAATAACAGTCCTCAAAACCCTTCCAAAGGCCTTTGTCTCAGAAAGATACTTTGTGTTTTCAAACTCCGCATAAATTTCCTTGCCTTTTATGAAAACCCTCACATTATGAAAGCCCTGCTTTACCAGGGCATCTCTTATTTTTTCCACAGGCTCTGTCTCTCCCCTTTCACTCAATGGCCTTCTATCAACAGGCGCGGTGTAGGGATAGTCGGGTTTATGTGGGAGGATGGGCTTTCCAAGGGTAAAAGAGTAATTAACCATAACTCCTACATTTTCTCCCCTGTGAAGGGATAAGCCGAGCATGAGCCCTTTCCATATTTTAAATCTTGCCCCAAAATTTATTTTCGAAGATGCCTTATCTGCAATATTAACCCTATCTTTTTCATATTTGATAGGGTTGTATTCTGCCATTAAAGAGAGCTTCTGGGTTACATGCACCTCAACGCCGCCAAACGGGCCTTTGAGGCGTTCGAGACCATACCCGACTGTGATGTCAAAGGGATGGATAAGGCGGCTCAGTGCAATGTATTTGGATGGGAAAAGTCGGGTGCCCTGAATGTCCTGGAGGCCTACAGCTATAGCAGGGAATACCTTACTCTCATCGAAGATCTGATACTTTAAATCTATTGCCCTGTCTTTGAATTTCCCGTAATTTCTCCAGACAGGGTCGTCAGATGCCTGAAGGTTGAGAAGGGAAGTAAGCCTTCCATTTATCTCAAGGCCCGGGAAATACCCGATAGAGGCATAATACCAGCGGTAAGGGAAGGCGTGAGAAATTCCAAGCCTTAGCTCGCCATCCTCTATGACTCTTGCGGTGGGGACTT
This genomic interval from Nitrospirota bacterium contains the following:
- a CDS encoding sulfite exporter TauE/SafE family protein, translated to MIEINILITVFAAFAAAAMTLMTGFGLGTVLTPVFLIFYDVKIAILIVAVVHLANNLLKVSLFGRHISKDILKRFGVLTLIGAFIGAFFQGKMDSSVVKVLLGIVLIFLGLKETTAFGEKLRLPQKIDFIGGFLSGLLGGFVGNQGAIRSAYLLNYQISKEAFIVTAATIASIVDITRIPVYAFSNRQALLDNMSILLITVAAAYAGTLTGKKILKSISLKAFKKYVAFAVIAIGALLSLKII
- a CDS encoding YjbH domain-containing protein gives rise to the protein MSSFKIALLFFAFLIVYLYPSITVAAEPAYWGGTGLVEVPTARVIEDGELRLGISHAFPYRWYYASIGYFPGLEINGRLTSLLNLQASDDPVWRNYGKFKDRAIDLKYQIFDESKVFPAIAVGLQDIQGTRLFPSKYIALSRLIHPFDITVGYGLERLKGPFGGVEVHVTQKLSLMAEYNPIKYEKDRVNIADKASSKINFGARFKIWKGLMLGLSLHRGENVGVMVNYSFTLGKPILPHKPDYPYTAPVDRRPLSERGETEPVEKIRDALVKQGFHNVRVFIKGKEIYAEFENTKYLSETKAFGRVLRTVIALSPEDIQKVHAISEIKGVPVTTVSLSPEHFFDFLDGKLTKEDLARIVTITTKSPDLEDNITEARQQKIKRLTYGIEPVVETFLNDPSGFIKYRAGIDLWADYFLTEGTSLYARYKIPVAGDIKTSAAPTNEHPVRSDIADYKHNNPRLEILSLNKFMRLGENNYARISAGYIEPMFAGIGGEALHLIKGGRLALGIEADFAKKRDPKDSFALKGITTHSVLGEIYWSLVDIGFVTRIEAGRFLAGDKGIRIETTRYFRGASVSFWYTITDTSNFSGYNRGYHDKGVKITIPARVFFDHDSKILYKYTLSPWTRDVGQRIAHREELYPMLKGFMPAEIEEHIEELIGEEVINGQR
- a CDS encoding PilZ domain-containing protein, producing MKCINERRSYPRQSYELPLKYSLSILDVFDLKKVVSTGVSLDISRKGLGIYADFPVENGHVLRFIENTSKDMKEKKLAIVRWVKRDGKKLRAGLEFV
- a CDS encoding HD-GYP domain-containing protein, whose protein sequence is KSPWTRGHSERVTEYALKIGRALGLSDGEMEKLRIAGLLHDIGKIGTYDGVLDKPGQLTDEEYEVVKRHPGKGADVLSPISQLGDIIPWIRGHHERYDGKGYPDGLKGEEIPLQARILSVADAYDSMTAERPYRKTPGREKAIEELKRYSGIQFDPEVVDIFLKVLESGKV
- a CDS encoding helix-turn-helix transcriptional regulator translates to MIRDFFLGFIKIHILHHTAREPVYGLWLIEELGRHGYKLSPGTLYPILHKLEEERLLKSYSENVGGKIRKYYRTTPKGIKALSQIKEKITELMSEVME